A genomic segment from Oncorhynchus clarkii lewisi isolate Uvic-CL-2024 chromosome 12, UVic_Ocla_1.0, whole genome shotgun sequence encodes:
- the LOC139421542 gene encoding adhesion G protein-coupled receptor E5-like isoform X4 translates to MEHVSGCPKGFSKNGKICIDENECNPPSEDYNNDTETPHICGENAACINTNGSFYCQCGLGFRSSSQRINFTADSPEKCIDINECLENKDTCGPNAECNNTLGSYFCICNEGFVTSTGVERFIFGQGVTCEDRNECVDNITICGKHAQCVNTSGNYSCVCNPGFGLKSGKAQFTGNRESCEEITDQKATTDQTATTDSEDAQGAKDLCKINKFICGGNGTCHNATNGGHRCACHAGFTNYGDPQGRCTELNCDTFASEKHLKMVIPGLQDAVALMRTSCLELSESNTAEQVDGEALLETLLSAIDRLLSGGPLKNNKEVSVLLDLVETALRIIGPLLKHPETRRFKTHTEVELLVQRNASSPQGPLTLSSTHAQLDSHWETAAGDTSYPGFATVSLLSYKGLETSTNRSFSGLQAQEGHSFQINSKVVTATMSNKDTSFLKEPVTFTFSHLKESDEGNYTCVYWDELGEGTWSDRGCFLVQSNATHTVCSCYHLSSFAVLMALYEFKDTFQLQLITWVGLSLSLLCLFICILTFSLIRSIRSTRNTIHLHLCLSLFIANLIFLVGISRTESQAGCAVVAGLLHFFFLSAFCWMCLEGVQLFRMVVLVFNTTFRPLYMMAGGYGVPAVIVAISALANAKGYGTERHCWLNLEDGFIWSFFGPVCIIIMVNVFFFLITVWKLAQKFSSLNPDLDKLRKIKAFTITSVAQLCVLGTMWIFGCFQFEESTLAMSYLFTILNSLQGVLVFLMHCLLSKQVREEYGKILDSICAQQKTKYSEFSSNQSSNSKSQTSKSAQNTGESQI, encoded by the exons ATGGAACATGTATCAGGCTGTCCTAAAGGATTCTCTAAAAATGGGAAAATTTGCATTG ATGAGAATGAGTGTAATCCTCCTAGTGAGGACTATAACAATGACACTGAAACACCACATATCTGTGGTGAGAATGCAGCATGCATCAACACCAATGGAAGCTTCTACTGTCAGTGTGGTCTTGGGTTCAGATCATCATCACAGCGGATTAACTTCACAGCTGACTCACCTGAAAAATGTATAG ACATCAACGAGTGTTTGGAGAATAAGGACACCTGTGGTCCCAATGCAGAGTGTAACAATACATTAGGGTCCTACTTCTGCATCTGCAATGAGGGGTTTGTCACCAGTACTGGAGTGGAAAGATTTATATTTGGCCAAGGAGTCACGTGTGAAG ATAGAAACGAGTGTGTGGACAACATCACAATTTGCGGGAAGCATGCACAGTGCGTCAACACATCAGGCAACTACTCCTGTGTCTGCAATCCAGGGTTTGGCCTGAAGTCTGGCAAAGCTCAATTCACAGGGAATAGAGAATCATGTGAGGAAATAACAGATCAGAAAGCCACCACAGACCAGACAGCAACCACAGACAGTGAGGATGCTCAAGGTGCTAAAG ACTTGTGTAAAATAAATAAGTTTATCTGTGGAGGGAATGGAACGTGCCATAATGCCACCAACGGTGGCCATCGGTGTGCGTGCCATGCAGGATTCACCAACTACGGAGACCCGCAGGGGAGATGTACTG AGTTGAACTGTGACACGTTTGCGAGCGAGAAGCATCTTAAGATG GTCATCCCAGGTCTGCAGGATGCTGTAGCCCTGATGAGGACCAGTTGTCTGGAGTTGAGTGAGAGTAATACAGCAGAACAAGTCGATGGAGAGGCCCTGCTAGAG actCTGTTGTCTGCTATAGACAGGCTCCTGTCTGGCGGGCCTCTGAAAAATAACAAGGAAGTGAGTGTCTTGCTGGACCTGGTAGAGACTGCTCTGAGAATTATAGGACCTCTGCTGAAACACCCCGAGACCAGGAGGTTCAAAACTCACACCG AGGTGGAGCTGTTGGTGCAGAGAAATGCCTCCTCACCCCAGGGGCCCCTCACCTTGTCCTCTACACACGCTCAGCTAGACAGCCACTGGGAGACTGCTGCTGGAGACACCTCCTACCCAG GATTTGCAACGGTGTCCCTGCTCAGCTATAAGGGTCTGGAGACATCCACCAACCGTTCCTTCTCAGGGCTGCAGGCACAGGAGGGCCACAGCTTTCAGATCAACTCCAAAGTGGTGACGGCCACCATGAGTAACAAGGACACATCCTTTCTCAAGGAGCCAGTCACATTCACCTTCTCCCATTTGAAGGAG TCAGATGAAGGGAACTACACCTGTGTGTACTGGGATGAGTTGGGAGAAGGGACCTGGTCTGATCGAGGCTGTTTCCTGGTGCAGTCCAATGCCACCCACACTGTGTGCTCCTGCTACCATCTCAGCAGCTTTGCTGTTCTTATGGCTCTCTATGAGTTCAAG GACACATTCCAGCTGCAGCTGATCACCTGGGTgggcctgtccctgtccctgctgtgTCTCTTCATCTGcatcctcaccttctccctgatcCGCTCCATCCGGAGCACCCGCAATACCATCCACCTCCACCTCTGCCTCAGCCTCTTCATCGCCAACCTGATCTTCCTCGTCGGCATCTCACGCACCGAGAGCCAG gcTGGTTGTGCGGTGGTGGCTGGGCTGCTTCACTTCTTCTTCCTGTCGGCGTTCTGCTGGATGTGTCTGGAGGGAGTGCAGCTCTTCAGGATGGTGGTTCTGGTCTTCAACACCACCTTCAGGCCCCTCTACATGATGGCGGGGGGCTACGGCGTTCCTGCTGTCATCGTCGCCATCTCTGCCCTCGCCAACGCCAAAGGATACGGAACAGAGCGCCA CTGCTGGCTcaaccttgaggatggattcatCTGGAGCTTTTTTGGCCCTGTCTGTATCATCATCATG gTGAATGTTTTTTTCTTCCTCATCACAGTGTGGAAGTTGGCCCAGAAGTTCTCCAGCCTGAACCCTGACCTTGACAAACTCCGCAAAATCAA GGCATTCACCATAACTTCAGTGGCTCAGCTGTGTGTGCTGGGCACCATGTGGATCTTTGGCTGTTTCCAGTTTGAGGAAAGCACGCTGGCCATGTCGTACCTGTTCACCATCCTCAACAGTCTGCAGGGGGTCCTAGTGTTCCTCATGCACTGCCTGCTCTCTAAACAG GTGAGAGAAGAGTATGGCAAGATCCTGGACAGCATCTGTGCACAACAGAAGACGAAGTACTCAGAGTTTTCCTCCAACCAGTCAAGCAACAGCAAATCACAG ACATCCAAGAGCGCACAGAACACGGGAGAGTCTCAGATCTAG